CGAGTATACTCACGAAGCAAAACTATTACTACAAATATACTCTTAGTCCATACATAGACCTGGACCCGGCACAGCATGCGCACATACACGTCTCGGCTCGATGTGCGTGCATATGTGGTCAATGGCACCAGTTCGGGCTAATGGCATTGTCTCAtcggaccaaattcatatatccCCTGACAGGGGGCTCAAGCCTCATGCATAAGTCTCTTCTTATAAACTTGCTATTTCCCTAGTCATTTCCGACATGGATTAAGGGAGCCACtaaaagaaaaaatgatttttcaaaacacaAGAAACAAACGAAgaaattgaatttgaaatacatttcatatttaaaaaataataataataataataaattaattaaatacaaCAATTGGTACAGTACCATTAAGTTGGATCATGATGGTACACCATTAAGCTGACCTAAACCTAACTCATTGACATGCCTGATAACCCATCCACACAATATCACAAACGCATGTCACAACGGGAATTATCAAATCTACTATGCATGTGTAAATAATGCTTATTTATCAGATAGTCCATGTCTTTCTTTCCTTCGATTCCTCTATTTTATCTACCACAAGCTTTATTAATAGAAACAAGCCCTCCCAAACAACACTATAAATCAGCTTTACCCACTGTCAACTGCAGCCGTGGCTCAACCTAGAGTGTGGTTGTTTTTTTCTGGGGCTCCCATCATGATGGTTGGAGAGTATCGCAGGATAAGATTTTCACCACACAATCTAACAGCTTGGTCCTCAGGAAGTGTAACCATGGCCCACCTGCTCAGTGTCCCCTCACCCTCAGGTGAAGACAGTATCAGTATCTGTCCTTCTCCGATCACACGCTCGAAATAGTACGACACACGGATAGGTGGGACCCTCACTTCAAACATCGCCGCATAGACAGCGAGGCTGTCCCAGTTAACACACACAAGATCAGGACCATTGAGTATAGGAAGCTGATGGGTGAGCTTCTCTCCTCCACTGCCCGATCCTAACCACTCAATCAAATCCATGACCTCTTTATTCCCCATCTGGCCCACTACATCAGCAATGGCCCTAGCAGCTCTCACAAGGCCCACTTCATTTAGCCCCTCTCCACACACTTTATTAAAGACCATCACATTTCCAAAGAACCCTTTATCTAGACCTAACACATTTCTCATGTCTAGGCATATGGACATGTTAAGGAGCTCATTTATCTTTCCTTTCACATTGCTCACACACACCCACAAGAGTGCACCCAGTGCCTCGAAAGGTGTAGGGGTGGTCGAGCCGTTGGTTCGAGCATCCGCCATGCACCTCTTCATATTCTCGGACGAGAAGGCGAATGTGACTGACGTGTACTTCACATTCTCAGGGTCTGAGATTGGAGGGGTCTGGTTCATCGACATGGCAGATTGGTAGTGGTCGATCAAGCTGTTGAATGGATTGTGAGTGGTGGTCTCGTTGCTGAGCTTGCTCGAGGGCAAGGGTTGAAAGAGTGGAGGGGTGAGGATTTTTTGGAGTAGGGTTGTATCTGCCCATGCCTTTACTAGCATGGTTGCACATGCAGCGTCTGCAAGTAGATGGCTGCAGCTCAATCCGATTGCTAGCCCACCACCTTCGAACTCGGTCACCTACAATGAATGAAGAGTTCCATCAAACCTTGTGAAATCCATCGATCTGTGGGTCCCAGCGAAATCTTCAtacgaaatccactccgtccatcagtttttccagctcattttaggttgaGAATCCAAATAGTATACAGATTCATAACTTAAGGGGGCCACACCGAAGGAAACGGTGGGATGGAAA
This region of Magnolia sinica isolate HGM2019 chromosome 1, MsV1, whole genome shotgun sequence genomic DNA includes:
- the LOC131258190 gene encoding protein ECERIFERUM 26-like, giving the protein MAEINFQCKRTVVSTKAVKPGTFYSLSVLDRSMEKNVIRIIYYYHFPSKWDAGGPTKKLRESFSELLSSYPIVTGRLQKNPDGHWMIKCNDAGVRWIEARAKGSVDEWLQMADRVQELKLTYREDMFHKPYFWSTFYVQVTEFEGGGLAIGLSCSHLLADAACATMLVKAWADTTLLQKILTPPLFQPLPSSKLSNETTTHNPFNSLIDHYQSAMSMNQTPPISDPENVKYTSVTFAFSSENMKRCMADARTNGSTTPTPFEALGALLWVCVSNVKGKINELLNMSICLDMRNVLGLDKGFFGNVMVFNKVCGEGLNEVGLVRAARAIADVVGQMGNKEVMDLIEWLGSGSGGEKLTHQLPILNGPDLVCVNWDSLAVYAAMFEVRVPPIRVSYYFERVIGEGQILILSSPEGEGTLSRWAMVTLPEDQAVRLCGENLILRYSPTIMMGAPEKNNHTLG